In Maridesulfovibrio sp., the following proteins share a genomic window:
- a CDS encoding F0F1 ATP synthase subunit gamma — protein MASLKDVQNQIVSIKKTKQITKAMNMVASAKLRGAQDRIERFRPYADKFYEMLGDLAAGADSSVHPLLEVHEEIKSVGIVLTTSDRGLCGSFNANMINAALKLAAVKQAEGKAVKFYCVGKKGAAAIKKSDYEIIETYTDEMSSFDFNLAATIGNKVIDAYLAEELDEVFLVFGKFVNVGSQPPETLQILPMSSDAAGEEAESGASSEYIYEPSVEGLLAELLPRFVKVQVYRGLLDTSCSEHAARMAAMDNASRACDDMTETLTLLYNKTRQAAITADLMDIVGGAEALKG, from the coding sequence ATGGCTTCTCTTAAGGATGTCCAAAACCAAATCGTCAGTATTAAAAAGACCAAGCAGATCACCAAAGCCATGAACATGGTTGCGTCGGCCAAGCTGCGCGGTGCTCAAGACAGAATTGAGCGCTTCCGCCCTTATGCTGACAAATTCTATGAAATGCTCGGTGATCTGGCAGCTGGTGCAGACTCCTCAGTCCACCCGTTGCTCGAAGTTCACGAAGAGATCAAGAGTGTAGGAATTGTCCTCACTACTTCCGATCGCGGGCTTTGCGGTAGTTTTAATGCTAATATGATAAACGCAGCCCTTAAACTGGCTGCTGTAAAACAGGCTGAAGGTAAAGCTGTCAAGTTTTACTGCGTAGGTAAAAAAGGCGCAGCCGCCATTAAGAAGTCAGATTACGAAATCATCGAAACTTACACCGATGAAATGAGTTCTTTCGACTTCAACCTGGCCGCTACCATCGGTAATAAAGTTATCGACGCCTACCTCGCTGAAGAGCTTGATGAGGTTTTCCTTGTCTTCGGTAAATTCGTAAACGTTGGCAGTCAGCCGCCGGAAACCCTTCAGATTCTGCCTATGTCTTCCGACGCAGCAGGTGAAGAAGCTGAGTCCGGTGCTTCCAGCGAATACATTTACGAACCTTCCGTTGAAGGCCTTCTCGCGGAGCTTCTGCCCCGTTTTGTGAAAGTTCAGGTTTACCGCGGTCTGCTCGATACATCCTGCAGTGAACACGCTGCACGCATGGCTGCAATGGATAACGCTTCCAGAGCATGCGACGATATGACCGAAACTCTGACCTTGCTTTATAACAAAACCAGGCAGGCCGCTATTACCGCGGATCTTATGGACATTGTCGGCGGCGCTGAAGCGCTGAAAGGATAA
- the atpA gene encoding F0F1 ATP synthase subunit alpha, with translation MQIKAEEISKIIEDQIQNYESKVEMSETGTVLYVGDGIARVHGVENAMAMELLEFPGGLMGMVLNLEEDNVGVALLGDDTGIKEGDPVKRTGKLFSVPVGPAVMGRVVNPLGQPIDGLGPIEAEEERPVELKAPGIIARKSVHEPMYTGLKAIDAMTPIGRGQRELVIGDRQVGKTAICVDAILAQKDSGIHCFYVAIGQKKAAVALVADILRKHGAMEYTTIISATASEPAPLQFISAYTGATMAEYYRDGGKHALIAYDDLSKQAVAYRQMSLLLRRPPGREAYPGDVFYLHSRLLERSCKVNDSLGAGSLTALPIIETQAGDVSAYIPTNVISITDGQVYLEPNLFNSGIRPAVNVGLSVSRVGGAAQIKAMKQVAGTLRLDLAQYRELAAFAAFGSDLDKATQQKLNRGARMVELLKQPQYQPMNVMQQVISLYAGTRGYMDEIPVSAVRKYEEELQEFIANAKPEILEGIKTKGAIDDDIEGKLKAALEEFNKGFTA, from the coding sequence ATGCAAATTAAAGCGGAAGAAATCAGCAAAATCATTGAAGATCAGATTCAGAATTATGAGTCTAAGGTCGAGATGAGCGAAACCGGTACCGTACTCTACGTTGGTGACGGTATTGCTCGTGTTCATGGTGTTGAGAACGCAATGGCTATGGAGCTTCTTGAGTTCCCAGGCGGCCTGATGGGCATGGTTCTCAACCTCGAAGAAGATAACGTCGGTGTTGCACTTCTTGGTGACGATACCGGCATTAAAGAAGGTGACCCGGTAAAACGTACCGGTAAACTTTTCTCCGTACCTGTTGGTCCGGCTGTTATGGGTCGAGTAGTTAACCCTCTCGGTCAGCCCATTGACGGTCTCGGACCTATTGAAGCAGAAGAAGAACGTCCCGTTGAGCTTAAAGCTCCCGGTATCATCGCACGTAAGTCCGTACATGAACCCATGTACACCGGTCTGAAAGCGATTGACGCGATGACTCCCATCGGACGTGGTCAGCGTGAGCTGGTTATTGGTGACCGTCAGGTTGGTAAAACAGCTATCTGCGTTGACGCTATTCTCGCTCAGAAAGATTCCGGTATCCATTGCTTCTACGTAGCTATCGGTCAGAAGAAAGCAGCAGTTGCTCTTGTTGCTGACATTCTCCGTAAGCACGGTGCAATGGAATACACCACAATCATTTCTGCAACAGCTTCTGAACCTGCACCTCTGCAGTTTATTTCTGCATACACCGGTGCAACCATGGCTGAGTACTACCGTGACGGTGGTAAACACGCCCTTATCGCATACGATGACCTCTCCAAACAGGCTGTTGCATACAGACAGATGTCTCTCCTGCTTCGTCGCCCTCCGGGACGTGAAGCATACCCCGGTGACGTTTTCTACCTGCACTCACGCCTCCTTGAGCGTTCCTGCAAGGTTAATGATAGTCTCGGTGCAGGTTCTCTGACCGCACTGCCCATCATTGAAACCCAGGCCGGTGACGTGTCCGCATACATTCCGACCAACGTTATCTCCATTACCGATGGTCAGGTTTACCTTGAGCCCAACCTCTTCAACTCCGGTATCCGTCCTGCTGTTAACGTAGGTCTGTCCGTATCACGAGTTGGTGGTGCTGCTCAGATTAAAGCTATGAAGCAGGTTGCAGGTACTTTGCGTCTTGACCTCGCACAGTATCGTGAACTCGCAGCTTTCGCAGCTTTCGGTTCCGACCTCGATAAAGCGACCCAGCAGAAGTTGAACCGCGGTGCCCGCATGGTTGAGCTTCTTAAGCAGCCTCAGTATCAGCCCATGAACGTAATGCAGCAGGTTATCTCCCTGTATGCAGGTACCCGCGGCTACATGGATGAAATTCCTGTTTCCGCAGTACGTAAATACGAAGAAGAACTTCAGGAATTCATCGCTAATGCGAAACCTGAAATTCTGGAAGGTATCAAGACTAAAGGCGCTATTGACGACGATATCGAAGGCAAGCTGAAGGCCGCTCTGGAAGAGTTTAATAAAGGTTTCACAGCTTAA
- a CDS encoding F0F1 ATP synthase subunit delta — translation MTGNIVSRRYAKALFSVGQKQGEQDLAEYGKALSELSQILEDSPEALRLFQNPVFSADEKKAVLEKLLEKTSAGPVVKNFCSLLADKGRLPVLPAIASDYAGMLDNVQGVVRGKLVTAIKLTVKRQKEIKDRLEEQLKSKLELDFAMDKDILGGVVLKVGDKVLDASIRAQLQMMKEQIKRGV, via the coding sequence ATGACCGGGAACATAGTCTCACGCAGATACGCCAAGGCACTGTTCTCCGTTGGCCAGAAGCAGGGAGAACAAGACCTTGCGGAGTATGGTAAGGCACTGTCCGAGTTGTCACAGATACTGGAAGATTCCCCGGAGGCCCTGAGGCTCTTCCAGAATCCTGTTTTCAGTGCGGATGAAAAGAAAGCTGTACTTGAAAAACTGCTTGAGAAGACCTCGGCAGGACCTGTGGTTAAAAACTTTTGCAGCCTTTTGGCCGACAAAGGACGTCTGCCCGTACTTCCTGCTATCGCAAGTGACTACGCAGGAATGCTGGACAACGTTCAGGGTGTCGTCCGTGGCAAACTGGTGACTGCAATCAAATTGACCGTCAAGCGTCAGAAAGAAATTAAAGATCGTCTTGAGGAACAACTTAAAAGCAAACTCGAACTCGATTTTGCTATGGATAAAGACATCCTCGGAGGTGTTGTTCTCAAGGTCGGTGATAAAGTTCTTGATGCAAGCATTCGCGCACAGCTGCAAATGATGAAAGAACAGATTAAAAGGGGTGTGTAG
- the atpF gene encoding F0F1 ATP synthase subunit B, with protein MIMATTALSVLLAAGVAYASGGEGAHEIPWANFGWRVLNLILVLGILYKFAGEKIAGIFKGRQAGIKQELNDLQSRKEAAEKKLRDVESSIANLEQEKESILSEARAQGETMKAAIIQKAEQTAEQIKAQAKVSAEQEVNVALDEMRAEMADKVIEAAEKIVKSKLTKAQHETLVDEYLTKVVL; from the coding sequence ATGATCATGGCAACAACCGCTCTTTCCGTACTGCTGGCAGCTGGCGTAGCCTATGCAAGCGGTGGAGAAGGGGCGCACGAGATTCCCTGGGCAAACTTCGGTTGGCGTGTACTTAACTTGATCCTCGTTCTCGGGATCCTTTACAAATTCGCAGGCGAAAAAATCGCCGGTATTTTCAAAGGACGCCAGGCAGGTATCAAACAGGAGCTTAACGATTTGCAGTCCCGCAAGGAAGCTGCAGAGAAAAAGCTCCGTGACGTCGAATCAAGTATTGCTAATCTGGAACAGGAAAAGGAATCTATCCTTTCCGAAGCCAGAGCTCAGGGCGAGACCATGAAGGCGGCGATCATCCAGAAAGCCGAGCAGACTGCCGAGCAGATCAAAGCTCAGGCCAAAGTATCCGCAGAGCAGGAAGTAAACGTAGCACTTGACGAAATGCGTGCAGAGATGGCCGACAAGGTTATCGAAGCTGCTGAAAAAATCGTTAAGAGTAAGCTTACCAAAGCTCAGCACGAGACTCTGGTGGATGAATACTTAACAAAGGTGGTGCTCTAA
- a CDS encoding ATP synthase F0 subunit B, translating to MIDLDISFFIQLANFIITLLVLNLLMFRPIREIIRRRSELMSDQLSKVESFNEQAGTKVKDYEAALDSARKEGMEIRNNFKDQGAVQEQTLLAEAGKVAAATMKEARAEVAAEKGAAMKVLGGEVEAFAQKVTAKVLG from the coding sequence ATGATTGATTTAGATATTAGCTTTTTTATCCAGTTAGCGAACTTCATCATCACCCTTCTTGTTCTCAACCTTCTTATGTTTCGTCCTATTCGTGAAATCATCAGGAGGCGCTCTGAACTTATGAGCGATCAACTCTCCAAGGTGGAAAGTTTCAACGAGCAGGCAGGAACAAAGGTTAAGGATTACGAAGCTGCTCTGGATTCTGCCCGCAAAGAGGGAATGGAAATCCGGAACAACTTTAAAGATCAGGGGGCTGTTCAGGAACAAACATTGCTCGCCGAGGCCGGAAAAGTTGCAGCCGCAACTATGAAGGAAGCTCGTGCGGAAGTTGCAGCCGAAAAGGGTGCAGCAATGAAAGTTCTTGGTGGCGAAGTTGAAGCTTTTGCTCAGAAGGTTACAGCCAAGGTTCTTGGCTAG
- a CDS encoding polymer-forming cytoskeletal protein: MARDEINAFLGSGTDYQGKLNFQGAVRIDGNFNGEVESEGTLVVGREAKVEGVLRVGQLVLSGRVTGEVYASEKAVLHKTANLQGNLVTPTLVVEEGAVLEGRVTMSSGSSSAVGKETEEIS; the protein is encoded by the coding sequence ATGGCAAGAGATGAAATAAATGCTTTTTTGGGCAGCGGAACTGATTATCAGGGCAAGCTCAATTTTCAGGGAGCCGTGCGTATCGACGGCAATTTCAACGGTGAGGTTGAATCCGAAGGAACTTTGGTCGTCGGCCGTGAAGCGAAAGTGGAAGGCGTCCTGCGCGTTGGGCAGCTAGTACTCAGCGGACGCGTTACAGGTGAAGTTTATGCTTCCGAGAAGGCCGTTCTGCATAAGACAGCCAACCTGCAAGGTAATCTGGTTACACCTACTCTCGTAGTAGAGGAGGGAGCCGTTCTGGAAGGGCGTGTGACCATGAGTTCCGGCTCTTCTTCAGCAGTCGGAAAAGAAACAGAAGAAATTAGTTAA
- the rodA gene encoding rod shape-determining protein RodA, protein MSPIDRRLLIHMNWLLLGLAAMLFFVGVLNLYSASGFRLEEGMSVSSFYQKQLVWGLMGFSGMITFMLFDYRHLRTIAWPLFWVTVVLLACVPVIGKTIYGARRWLDLGFFNFQPSEMAKITILIIGAKILSRSSDPLDIKKLTYVVAVGLVPAGMVIIQPDLGSGLNILLILGGMILYRGLTPKLFKTLAVIGPCLIPVGWFFLHDYQKRRIVSFMNPASDPLGAGYHIIQSEIAIGSGRVWGKGFLGGTQSQLRFLPEKHTDFAIAVFGEEWGFAGAMALLSLFCVFLYQMVVTARDAKDLFGSYLAAGVFFYFFWQILINMGMVLGLMPVVGIPLPFISYGGSGTVVNLCLVGLVLNVSMRRYVFKQG, encoded by the coding sequence ATGTCACCCATCGATCGTAGATTACTCATTCACATGAACTGGTTACTGCTCGGTCTGGCAGCTATGCTTTTCTTTGTGGGGGTTTTGAATCTCTACTCCGCCAGTGGGTTCAGGCTGGAAGAAGGAATGAGTGTCAGCTCATTTTACCAGAAACAGCTTGTCTGGGGACTGATGGGTTTTTCCGGAATGATTACCTTTATGCTTTTCGATTACCGGCACTTACGGACCATCGCATGGCCGCTGTTCTGGGTCACTGTTGTTTTGCTGGCCTGTGTTCCGGTTATCGGAAAAACCATTTACGGTGCCCGTCGCTGGCTTGACCTCGGATTTTTCAATTTCCAGCCCAGTGAGATGGCCAAAATTACAATACTTATCATCGGGGCGAAGATCCTTTCGCGCAGCAGCGATCCCCTTGATATCAAGAAGTTGACTTACGTGGTCGCCGTAGGTCTGGTTCCTGCCGGAATGGTTATTATCCAGCCGGACCTTGGCTCGGGTTTAAATATTCTGCTGATTCTGGGGGGGATGATCCTCTACCGGGGCTTGACGCCCAAGCTTTTCAAAACTCTGGCTGTTATCGGGCCCTGCCTGATTCCTGTCGGCTGGTTTTTTTTGCATGATTACCAGAAACGGCGAATTGTTTCGTTCATGAACCCGGCCAGCGATCCGCTTGGTGCGGGGTATCATATTATCCAGTCTGAAATCGCAATAGGTTCGGGGCGGGTGTGGGGTAAAGGATTCCTTGGCGGGACACAATCCCAGCTGCGCTTTCTGCCCGAGAAACATACCGACTTCGCCATCGCGGTTTTTGGAGAGGAATGGGGCTTTGCCGGGGCCATGGCTCTGCTCAGCCTTTTCTGCGTGTTTTTGTACCAAATGGTGGTTACTGCCAGAGATGCAAAAGACCTGTTCGGGAGCTATCTTGCAGCGGGCGTATTCTTTTATTTCTTCTGGCAAATCCTTATTAATATGGGTATGGTCCTTGGGCTAATGCCGGTAGTAGGCATACCGTTACCTTTTATCAGCTACGGTGGCAGTGGTACCGTAGTTAATCTGTGCCTTGTGGGGCTGGTTCTAAATGTCTCCATGAGGCGTTATGTTTTTAAACAGGGGTAA
- the mrdA gene encoding penicillin-binding protein 2 — protein sequence MSLYESKAQQPPKNGLLLLQGLILLLFCIFALRFWYLQIHKGEYFSEQARNNQLRQDNLYAPRGLIRDRNGNLLAVNEPAYGLGLVREDCKDLDGTLATVSKWTGVDLAKIKKIFKKSRRRVKPFEPLILVPNLTFEQVAIIEANSLHWPGLEIVVRPRRKYLQGPLLSHVLGYVSEVDEEELEADPELAVGDYVGKQGLEYVLEKRFRGIKGRRQNEVDATGRRLKERVLTPPVAGENIDLSIDLNLQKLGGKLLEGKAGSIVVMNPDNGQILAFVSAPSYDNNAFTDGLSQKEWETLRDDPRTPLQNRVIQSVYPPGSVFKMTIAGAGLYYGVVKPEDTIFCPGHLQLGKYTFGCWKRGGHGKTDLRKSLVESCDVYYYKLGKKLGVDRMSEYAFAAGYGKPTGISLPHEKSGLIPTRQWKRKRFGEIWHPGENLNFSIGQGYTLVTPLQVARSISSLVNGGRLLRPQLLAGEPAEEQSLLPLTDEQREFIRDSMVETVEQPHGTARRLRMKGVVIGGKTGTAQVVKLTEELKKMKDEDIPYKYRDHAWMASFAEKGTERYVVVCMVEHGLHGGSGAGPVVKAIYDYIFKEKKEAD from the coding sequence ATGAGCCTGTATGAATCCAAGGCCCAGCAACCTCCTAAAAACGGTCTGCTGCTTTTGCAGGGACTTATCCTGCTCTTGTTTTGTATTTTTGCCCTGCGTTTCTGGTATCTCCAGATACATAAGGGCGAATATTTTTCTGAACAGGCGCGAAACAACCAGTTGCGCCAGGATAATCTATACGCTCCCCGCGGCCTGATCCGGGACCGGAACGGGAACCTGCTGGCTGTTAATGAACCTGCTTACGGCCTCGGTCTAGTTCGTGAGGACTGTAAAGACCTTGATGGAACCCTCGCGACAGTGTCCAAGTGGACCGGTGTTGATCTCGCCAAGATCAAGAAAATTTTCAAGAAATCCCGGCGCAGGGTAAAACCCTTTGAACCGCTTATCCTTGTCCCTAACCTGACTTTTGAACAGGTGGCAATAATCGAGGCTAACTCGCTGCACTGGCCCGGGCTTGAAATTGTTGTCCGCCCGAGAAGAAAATATTTGCAGGGACCGCTGCTTTCCCATGTGCTTGGCTATGTTTCCGAAGTGGATGAAGAAGAGCTTGAAGCTGATCCGGAGCTTGCAGTCGGTGATTATGTCGGTAAGCAGGGACTTGAGTATGTGCTTGAAAAACGATTCAGGGGCATCAAGGGCCGTCGACAAAATGAGGTCGACGCCACTGGCCGCAGGCTCAAGGAGAGGGTTCTTACTCCGCCTGTAGCAGGTGAGAACATTGATCTTTCCATTGACCTGAACCTGCAGAAACTAGGCGGCAAGCTCCTTGAAGGAAAAGCCGGGTCCATAGTGGTTATGAACCCGGATAATGGTCAGATTCTGGCTTTTGTCAGTGCTCCTTCCTACGACAACAATGCTTTCACTGACGGTCTTTCCCAGAAAGAGTGGGAAACTTTGCGGGATGATCCGCGCACACCGCTCCAGAACAGAGTTATTCAGTCTGTATATCCTCCGGGGTCGGTATTTAAAATGACCATAGCCGGGGCCGGATTATATTACGGGGTGGTTAAACCCGAAGATACTATTTTCTGTCCCGGGCATTTACAGTTGGGCAAGTATACTTTCGGTTGCTGGAAAAGAGGCGGGCACGGTAAAACAGACCTCCGCAAGTCGCTAGTCGAGTCTTGCGACGTATATTATTACAAGCTTGGTAAAAAACTGGGTGTTGACCGGATGAGCGAGTACGCGTTCGCCGCCGGGTACGGCAAGCCAACAGGTATCTCGCTTCCACATGAAAAGTCCGGTCTGATTCCGACCCGTCAATGGAAACGCAAAAGATTCGGTGAAATATGGCATCCGGGTGAGAACTTGAACTTTTCCATAGGACAGGGCTACACGCTCGTGACACCATTGCAGGTGGCACGTTCAATTTCTTCGCTGGTTAACGGAGGCCGGTTGCTCAGGCCGCAACTGTTGGCCGGCGAGCCAGCCGAAGAGCAGAGCCTTTTGCCCCTAACTGATGAACAACGTGAATTTATACGTGATTCTATGGTCGAAACTGTTGAACAGCCCCACGGTACTGCGCGCAGGCTGCGTATGAAAGGGGTAGTTATCGGCGGCAAGACAGGTACGGCACAGGTCGTTAAGCTCACTGAAGAGCTCAAGAAAATGAAAGATGAAGATATTCCTTACAAATATCGTGACCACGCATGGATGGCCAGTTTTGCGGAAAAAGGAACAGAGCGGTACGTGGTGGTATGCATGGTTGAACATGGTCTTCACGGCGGGTCCGGTGCTGGGCCTGTAGTTAAAGCTATCTACGATTATATTTTCAAAGAAAAGAAGGAAGCGGATTAA
- the mreC gene encoding rod shape-determining protein MreC, with amino-acid sequence MKLKRAAIAVIIGLFVYLSLYSWNLRSGQLDRLAGFTGLEIVKWVLWPCEWVHDQSMDFLDKYVYLVGLKQLNDQLSSQNDLMRLEIMKLREKAAEAERYRLLLGIKPVENWKTYGARVIAHRMGPTAALDSIIINKGIASGVKHDTPVITPLGVVGRVVEPGLSASKAMLLTDLNSRISVRGQIHRSTGLLIGKGEGVPLSVKYMKLNAPVTEGEVLVTSGLAGLFPPGLPVARITSVERSDISLFLTVEAKPLVNMQKIEEVLLMRRVVPQSNSTIGVVNSTLPAGNSTLTQGG; translated from the coding sequence GTGAAGCTTAAGCGTGCCGCTATAGCCGTAATTATTGGCCTGTTTGTTTATCTCAGCCTTTATTCATGGAACCTGAGGTCGGGACAGCTGGACCGTCTGGCCGGGTTTACCGGACTTGAAATTGTAAAATGGGTTTTGTGGCCCTGTGAATGGGTTCATGACCAGTCCATGGATTTTTTGGATAAGTACGTTTATCTGGTCGGCCTGAAACAGCTTAACGATCAGTTAAGTTCCCAGAATGACCTTATGCGCCTTGAAATCATGAAGTTGCGCGAAAAGGCCGCAGAAGCCGAACGTTATAGGTTGCTTCTGGGAATTAAGCCGGTTGAGAACTGGAAAACTTACGGGGCAAGGGTTATCGCCCACCGCATGGGCCCCACTGCCGCTCTTGATTCTATAATAATTAATAAGGGAATTGCTTCCGGTGTTAAGCATGATACCCCGGTGATCACCCCGTTGGGCGTTGTCGGCCGGGTGGTTGAGCCGGGGCTTAGTGCTTCCAAGGCCATGCTGCTTACAGACCTCAACAGCAGAATCTCAGTCCGCGGTCAGATTCACCGTTCCACCGGGTTGCTGATTGGTAAGGGTGAGGGTGTGCCGCTAAGCGTAAAATATATGAAGCTCAATGCTCCGGTAACCGAAGGTGAAGTGCTGGTTACTTCCGGGCTGGCCGGGTTATTTCCTCCTGGATTGCCTGTCGCTCGAATTACCTCTGTTGAGCGTTCTGATATTTCTCTTTTTCTTACTGTAGAAGCCAAACCGCTGGTTAATATGCAGAAGATTGAAGAGGTTTTGCTGATGCGCCGGGTTGTGCCGCAAAGCAACTCCACCATTGGGGTAGTCAATTCAACCCTGCCGGCCGGAAATTCCACTCTTACCCAAGGGGGATAG
- a CDS encoding rod shape-determining protein, protein MASIFDKILGSFSSDLAIDLGTANTLVYVKGKGVMLSEPSVVAVKRDINGGSKVLAVGLEAKRMLGRTPGNIVAIRPMKDGVIADFEVTEAMLRHFISKVHNSRRLVRPRIMICVPTGITQVEKRAVKESAQSAGAREVYLIEEPMAAAIGANLPITEPTSNMVVDIGGGTSEIAVISLSGIVYARSVRVGGDKMDEAIMQHVKRKYSMLIGESTAETIKIKIGSAFPLDEEIEMEVKGRDLVTGIPQNILITSEEIRKAISEQVDSIVQGVRVALEQTPPELAADIVDRGIVLTGGGALLKGLDQLLSQETHLPITVVDTPLDAVVIGSGRALDEINIYKDVTID, encoded by the coding sequence ATGGCATCGATTTTCGACAAGATACTCGGTTCGTTTTCCAGTGACCTTGCAATCGACCTCGGTACGGCTAACACACTGGTTTATGTAAAAGGTAAAGGCGTCATGCTCAGCGAACCTTCTGTGGTCGCTGTCAAAAGAGACATAAACGGCGGTAGCAAGGTTCTCGCCGTTGGGTTGGAAGCCAAGAGGATGCTTGGTCGAACTCCCGGAAACATTGTTGCCATCAGACCTATGAAAGACGGCGTAATTGCTGACTTTGAGGTCACTGAAGCCATGTTGCGCCATTTCATTTCAAAAGTCCACAACAGCCGCAGACTGGTCCGTCCCCGGATTATGATCTGCGTGCCAACAGGAATTACCCAGGTTGAGAAAAGGGCGGTCAAGGAAAGTGCGCAGAGCGCTGGTGCCCGTGAGGTTTACCTCATCGAAGAACCCATGGCAGCCGCTATAGGTGCTAACCTGCCGATCACCGAGCCGACCTCCAACATGGTTGTAGACATCGGTGGCGGTACTTCCGAAATCGCGGTTATCTCCCTTTCCGGTATTGTTTATGCGCGCTCCGTACGCGTTGGCGGCGACAAGATGGATGAAGCCATCATGCAGCATGTTAAGCGTAAGTACTCCATGCTTATCGGTGAATCCACCGCTGAGACAATTAAAATTAAAATCGGTTCAGCATTTCCGCTGGACGAAGAAATCGAAATGGAAGTCAAGGGTCGTGACCTTGTGACCGGTATTCCACAAAATATCCTGATCACCTCTGAAGAGATCAGGAAAGCAATTTCCGAACAGGTGGATTCTATTGTGCAGGGTGTGCGCGTTGCACTTGAACAGACTCCTCCTGAACTTGCAGCCGATATCGTTGACCGGGGCATCGTGCTCACAGGTGGCGGGGCACTGCTCAAGGGATTGGATCAGTTGTTGAGCCAGGAAACCCATCTGCCCATCACCGTGGTGGATACCCCCCTTGATGCCGTAGTTATCGGCTCCGGTAGAGCTTTAGATGAAATAAACATCTATAAAGACGTAACTATTGATTAA
- a CDS encoding TIGR01212 family radical SAM protein (This family includes YhcC from E. coli K-12, an uncharacterized radical SAM protein.), with product MHRFYGLAARLRQSFGERVQKIPLDFGFTCPNRDGHLSREGCIFCSPQGSGSGLHKLSMSIPDQWSHWQEKLSKLYTAKLYLAYLQSYSNTYCSREELKCALDQLNGLPGLAGLCIGTRPDCLDNEKLALIKNLGLKETWLDLGLQSSNNATLERINRGHTAEQFAEAVQMAHGHGVDVCAHLIAGLPGESKADFLESVRFLNELPIAGIKFHNLFVGRGTPLKKLYDAGEFTPIGKDEYIEALVEAISILRTDIVIHRLKADAVPGELVAPEWVRQKRIVLNEIEQAMKKKEIWQGCARPDAPDEPPLWYGPSGSLPATSRGALPGALNPFGKRV from the coding sequence ATGCACCGTTTTTACGGTCTGGCCGCTCGGCTTCGCCAAAGCTTTGGGGAGCGGGTCCAGAAAATACCCCTCGATTTCGGGTTCACCTGTCCCAACCGGGATGGACACCTTTCCCGCGAAGGATGCATCTTTTGCAGCCCGCAGGGTTCCGGCTCCGGCCTCCACAAACTGTCCATGTCCATCCCCGACCAATGGAGCCACTGGCAGGAAAAACTTTCCAAGCTATACACAGCCAAGCTTTACCTCGCCTATCTACAGTCATATTCCAACACCTATTGCAGCAGGGAAGAGCTTAAATGCGCCCTCGATCAGCTTAACGGGCTGCCCGGACTGGCCGGACTCTGCATAGGAACCCGTCCTGACTGTCTGGATAATGAAAAACTGGCCCTGATCAAAAACCTCGGTCTCAAGGAAACATGGCTGGACCTCGGCCTGCAAAGTTCCAACAACGCTACCCTGGAGCGCATTAATCGCGGCCACACCGCCGAGCAATTTGCCGAAGCCGTGCAAATGGCTCATGGCCACGGAGTAGATGTTTGTGCACATCTCATTGCCGGACTTCCCGGTGAATCCAAAGCTGATTTTCTCGAATCCGTGCGTTTTCTAAACGAGTTACCCATTGCCGGGATCAAGTTCCACAACCTGTTTGTCGGCCGGGGCACACCGCTTAAAAAGCTTTATGATGCCGGTGAATTTACACCAATTGGAAAAGACGAGTATATTGAGGCTCTGGTTGAAGCAATCTCCATCCTGCGCACCGATATCGTTATTCATCGCCTTAAGGCAGATGCAGTGCCCGGAGAACTTGTCGCGCCGGAATGGGTGCGCCAAAAACGCATCGTGCTCAACGAAATCGAACAGGCCATGAAGAAAAAAGAAATCTGGCAGGGCTGCGCACGGCCGGATGCACCGGATGAACCGCCACTTTGGTACGGTCCTTCGGGGAGCCTCCCGGCCACCTCGCGGGGCGCCCTGCCGGGGGCCTTAAACCCTTTTGGGAAAAGGGTTTAA